One genomic region from Salvia hispanica cultivar TCC Black 2014 chromosome 2, UniMelb_Shisp_WGS_1.0, whole genome shotgun sequence encodes:
- the LOC125203258 gene encoding phosphatidate phosphatase PAH1-like, with product MDVVGRVSSILTQGMYSVATPFHPFGGAVDIIVVKQQDGTFRSTPWYVRFGKFQGVLKGAEKIVQVEVNGAEADFHMYLDNSGEAYFVREVDEGLKDLDNLEGGGVCSNHYSSFNDGVGEFSGQDNDMEDAHLNVRAEKLRRVDSDAAAYVFYEFSDEHSSVEGSPKISEYSPNRYDTLDSVEHALESQESNSEVVLVSVDGHILTAPISSSEKTGENLQLSTPQFHLGPGGGTEEYNSGEGNWASDSLSDIHRVGDTSETNSLSFKHHQAPYEGDAEHMQSSPDNNNSIDMKRKDTFKSCLELSQLAIDSNQENTCSSIKIDETTGCPINSSPPDSHVEATTQGKYGSGMDHDDRLFVQIPSNNQGSHEQVDVKKNQRDMEEDHAPEVESCKGKLVRISREAPVEFPRLDATTALEISLCGNLLHAGMGSRAADNVFDANLISPEEFKASGEFIIKNQNLIVRIQGKYLPWRKAVHVVLGIAAFDLELPVNPNDVIPVELGMTDGEDDDNGMPLTPSRRWRLWPIPFRKVKTLEHTSSMSSDEAYLDSEAVSPSHSTSSTSACPGSESPRKQIIRTNVPNTDQIESLNLKEGQNMVNFVFSTRVLGPQKVEAHIYLWKWNTRIVISDVDGTITKSDVLGQFMPLVGKDWTHSGIAHLFSAIKENGYQLLFLSARAIVQSYLTKSFLFNLKQDGKSLPTGPVVISPDGLFPSLYREVIRRAPHEFKIACLEDIKALFPPDYNPFYAGFGNRDTDELSYRKIGIAKGKIFIINPKGEVAINHCIDLKSYTSLHTLVNDMFPPTSMVEQEDYNSWNYWKMPLFDLDNM from the exons ATGGATGTGGTTGGTAGAGTTAGCAGCATCCTTACTCAAGGCATGTACTCTGTAGCCACGCCATTTCATCCGTTTGGTGGGGCTGTCGACATAATTGTGGTTAAGCAACAAGATGGGACGTTTAGGAGTACGCCTTGGTACGTACGATTTGGGAAATTTCAGGGTGTTCTCAAGGGCGCGGAGAAGATAGTACAAGTTGAGGTTAATGGTGCTGAAGCTGATTTTCATATGTATCTTGATAACTCGGGCGAAGCATACTTTGTTAGGGAAGTTGATGAAGGTTTGAAGGACTTGGACAATCTCGAAGGTGGTGGTGTATGCAGTAACCATTACAGTAGTTTTAATGACGGTGTAGGTGAATTTAGTGGCCAAGATAATGACATGGAAGACGCACACCTAAATGTTCGAGCGGAAAAGCTAAGGAGAGTTGACTCTGATGCTGCTGCATACGTGTTCTATGAGTTTTCAGATGAACACTCATCTGTGGAGGGTTCACCTAAAATTTCTGAATATAGTCCAAATAGATATGACACTTTAGATAGCGTGGAGCATGCACTAGAATCACAAGAGTCAAATTCCGAGGTAGTTTTGGTGAGCGTGGATGGCCATATATTGACTGCGCCCATATCATCATCCGAGAAGACGGGTGAAAATTTGCAACTAAGCACACCCCAATTCCACCTTGGTCCTGGTGGTGGGACTGAGGAGTACAATTCAGGTGAAGGTAATTGGGCTTCTGATAGCTTGTCTGATATCCATAGAGTTGGAGACACAAGTGAGACAAACAGTTTGTCTTTCAAACACCATCAAGCACCCTATGAAGGAGATGCGGAGCATATGCAAAGTAGTCCTGATAACAACAACTCAATTGATATGAAGAGGAAGGATACCTTTAAAAGTTGCTTGGAGCTCTCACAATTGGCCATCGACTCCAATCAAGAAAATACATGCTCGTCGATTAAGATTGATGAGACTACTGGATGTCCAATCAACAGCTCTCCTCCAGATTCGCATGTGGAAGCAACAACTCAAGGAAAATATGGTTCTGGTATGGATCACGATGATCGGTTGTTTGTTCAAATTCCTAGCAACAATCAGGGATCACATGAGCAAGTGgatgtgaaaaaaaatcagaggGACATGGAAGAAGATCATGCTCCTGAAGTTGAATCTTGTAAAGGCAAACTTGTTAGAATAAGTAGAGAAGCTCCGGTGGAATTCCCTAGATTAGATGCCACTACAG CGTTGGAGATATCTCTATGTGGAAACTTGCTTCATGCTGGAATGGGATCGCGTGCTGCAGACAACGTCTTTGATGCGAACCTCATATCACCCGAGGAATTTAAAGCTTCTGGAGAATTTATCATAAAGAATCAAAACTTAATTGTTAGAATACAAGGGAAGTACTTGCCCTGGCGCAAAGCTGTACATGTTGTTCTTGGTATAGCAGCTTTTGATTTGGAGTTACCGGTAAACCCGAATGATGTAATACCTGTGGAGTTAGGGATGACagatggagaagatgatgataaCGGAATGCCTTTGACTCCATCGCGCAGATGGAGGCTTTGGCCAATCCCATTTAGAAAGGTTAAGACACTTGAGCATACTAGTAGTATGTCATCTGATGAAGCTTATCTGGATTCCGAGGCTGTCTCACCCAGCCATTCTACATCATCAACATCCGCATGTCCAGGATCCGAGTCTCCTCGCAAGCAAATTATAAGAACCAATGTCCCTAACACTGATCAAATCGAATCTTTAAATCTTAAAGAGGGACAAAATATGgtgaattttgttttctcgACTAGAGTCCTCGGACCCCAAAAG GTTGAAGCTCATATATACTTATGGAAGTGGAATACACGCATTGTAATTTCAGATGTTGACGGGACAATTACCAA GTCTGATGTTCTTGGTCAGTTTATGCCTTTAGTAGGAAAAGACTGGACACATTCTGGGATAGCTCATCTTTTTTCTGCAATAAAG GAGAATGGATATCAGCTTCTATTTCTAAGCGCACGGGCAATTGTCCAATCGTACTTGACAAAAAGTTTTCTATTCAATCTCAAACAG GATGGCAAGAGCTTACCAACCGGACCTGTTGTTATTTCCCCTGATGGTTTATTTCCTTCATTATATCGGGAGG TGATAAGAAGAGCTCCCCATGAATTCAAAATCGCATGTTTAGAGGATATAAAGGCATTGTTTCCACCAGATTACAATCCATTTTATGCTGGATTTGGAAACCGAGACACAGATGAACTCAGTTACCGTAAGATTGGGATTGCAAAGGGAAAGATCTTCATCATCAATCCTAAG GGGGAGGTAGCCATCAATCATTGCATCGATCTCAAATCATACACTTCATTGCACACACTCGTGAACGATATGTTTCCCCCGACCTCAATGGTGGAGCAG GAAGACTATAACTCGTGGAATTACTGGAAGATGCCATTGTTCGACCTTGACAATATGTAG
- the LOC125208346 gene encoding paramyosin-like isoform X1 gives MSWLRLAVNKAVEVGGQNSVSRAVRSYADTVVNTAVGGSKLFLDAAGPWNFQNYKLAVKRLEEVSDSCKGAERVQLLRRWLVSLKQIEILNEAIDSGHGPKPTLVMYYDPDRGGEPMDFRDVFLQSQALEGITLSFILEEPNQEELSLLQGIFRLTLMSGKEALDVTVNSVQDLAKAFSTYNEEVLAKRAELLQFVQDAMAGLKVNAEIVRIDSELSSINKRLQSMQIEPKQEGGISSNMSQEHLNEVLAHVRLCSQLVELLSRKKLIMQNGDCLAAHKQKVDKLKVLSESLASSASQAETRILDNRLQKEEALKFRLTKADEVLQMEKDLHNEIKALQKRKDDLEEELKQVTAALSTAHFRLHNVKEERDQFEGASNQVVEHYNVRDDELAICIATYRAEAKVCNTFINFLESTSAFKSACLVKKKKRVNDELVRHGEYFMDWATGILEAIKDEMEPCLSSFYEIVDEMLDEVTSSEGKNDAISSRKMLQKRYQTVETKMKLTFSVVDRIKTQYSINQTKDSRISDGKLKQVLDALAKMKREFESIERPTLLPETPLRARIPGLPFLSRQLSKVEYSLKSENENEAQRGLLPFPFRPIVSIPLVHSLSTRVPKMRKVEHLESCGGHRSTSSDAEALLSKLKWELELEDHSNMEGVIEWESDENFDKESRKSI, from the exons ATGTCGTGGCTGCGATTAGCGGTGAATAAGGCCGTCGAAGTCGGTGGCCAAAACAGCGTCAGCCGCGCCGTGCGAAGCTATGCTGACACCGTCGTCAATACCGCTGTTGGTGGTTCCAAGCTCTTCCTAGATGCCGCT GGCCCTTGGAATTTCCAAAACTATAAGCTTGCAGTAAAACGACTGGAAGAAGTTTCTGATTCTTGTAAGGGAGCAGAAAGAGTTCAGTTATTAAGAAGATGGTTGGTTTCCTTGAAACAGATAGAGATACTTAATGAGGCTATCGACTCCGGCCATGGTCCAAAGCCAACTTTG GTTATGTATTATGATCCTGATCGTGGGGGAGAACCGATGGATTTCCGTGATGTGTTCCTTCAGAGTCAAGCACTTGAGGGCATTACACTGTCTTTT ATTCTCGAGGAACCCAATCAGGAGGAACTTTCTTTGCTTCAGGGGATATTCAG GCTCACTCTAATGAGTGGAAAAGAAGCTCTTGATGTGACAGTGAACAGTGTACAAGATTTAGCTAAAGCCTTCTCGACCTACAATGAAGAAGTACTG GCAAAGAGGGCAGAGCTGCTTCAATTTGTACAAGATGCTATGGCTGGACTGAAAGTAAATGCTGAGATAGTAAG AATAGATTCTGAACTCTcaagtataaataaaagacTACAAAGTATGCAAATCGAGCCTAAACAGGAGGGCGGGATATCATCTAACATGTCACAGGAG CATCTGAATGAAGTGCTCGCACATGTGAGATTGTGTTCCCAATTGGTGGAGCTTCTATCGCGtaagaaattaataatgcAAAATGGGGATTGTCTCGCAGCACACAAACAAAAG GTTGACAAGCTAAAGGTATTGTCAGAATCTCTGGCAAGCTCTGCATCCCAAGCTGAAACGCGCATTTTAGATAATAG attacaaaaagaagaagctCTTAAATTCCGTCTCACTAAAGCTGATGAAGTACTCCAAATGGAGAAG GATTTGcataatgaaattaaagctCTCCAGAAGAGAAAAGATGATCTTGAAGAAGAACTGAAACAG GTTACGGCCGCTTTGTCTACTGCCCATTTCCGCCTTCACAATGTCAAGGAAGAAAGAGATCAATTTGAAGGTGCTAGTAATCAGGTTGTGGAGCATTACAACGTGAGG GATGACGAGCTTGCAATATGTATTGCTACATACAGAGCAGAAGCAAAAGTTTGCAACACCTTCATCAATTTTCTAGAAAGCACCTCGGCTTTCAAGTCAGCATGTcttgtgaaaaagaaaaagcgGGTCAA TGATGAGCTGGTAAGGCATGGAGAGTACTTTATGGATTGGGCTACAGGAATTTTAGAGGCAATCAAG GACGAGATGGAGCCGTGTCTTTCTTCATTCTACGAGATTGTGGACGAAAT GTTAGATGAGGTAACAAGCAGTGAGGGTAAAAATGATGCAATCAGTTCAAGGAAAATGCTGCAGAAAAGATACCAGACTGTGGAAACCAAG ATGAAACTTACATTCAGTGTAGTGGATCGCATTAAGACACAGTATTCCATTAATCAAACCAAGGATTCAAG AATAAGTGATGGAAAACTGAAACAAGTGTTGGATGCACTTGCCAAGATGAAACGTGAATTTGAGTCCATCGAGAGGCCAACTTTACTACCAGAGACGCCTCTAAGGGCGCGGATTCCAGGACTTCCTTTCCTGTCAAGACAGTTGTCGAAAGTTGAATACAGCCTTAAATCAGAAAATGAGAACGAGGCGCAAAGAGGGTTGCTGCCATTTCCTTTCAGACCAATTGTTTCTATTCCTTTGGTTCATAGTCTGTCGACCAGAGTCCCGAAGATGAGAAAGGTAGAGCATCTAGAGTCTTGTGGAGGTCACCGCAGTACTTCATCGGATGCAGAGGCACTACTGTCTAAGTTGAAGTGGGAGTTGGAGCTTGAGGATCATAGCAATATGGAGGGGGTTATTGAGTGGGAGTCTGATGAAAACTTTGACAAAGAATCAAGaaagagtatataa
- the LOC125208346 gene encoding paramyosin-like isoform X2, whose translation MRLSTPAMVQSQLWLCIMILIVGENRWISVMCSFRVKHLRALHCLFWTPVKLFLLLLVSLTQILEEPNQEELSLLQGIFRLTLMSGKEALDVTVNSVQDLAKAFSTYNEEVLAKRAELLQFVQDAMAGLKVNAEIVRIDSELSSINKRLQSMQIEPKQEGGISSNMSQEHLNEVLAHVRLCSQLVELLSRKKLIMQNGDCLAAHKQKVDKLKVLSESLASSASQAETRILDNRLQKEEALKFRLTKADEVLQMEKDLHNEIKALQKRKDDLEEELKQVTAALSTAHFRLHNVKEERDQFEGASNQVVEHYNVRDDELAICIATYRAEAKVCNTFINFLESTSAFKSACLVKKKKRVNDELVRHGEYFMDWATGILEAIKDEMEPCLSSFYEIVDEMLDEVTSSEGKNDAISSRKMLQKRYQTVETKMKLTFSVVDRIKTQYSINQTKDSRISDGKLKQVLDALAKMKREFESIERPTLLPETPLRARIPGLPFLSRQLSKVEYSLKSENENEAQRGLLPFPFRPIVSIPLVHSLSTRVPKMRKVEHLESCGGHRSTSSDAEALLSKLKWELELEDHSNMEGVIEWESDENFDKESRKSI comes from the exons ATGAGGCTATCGACTCCGGCCATGGTCCAAAGCCAACTTTG GTTATGTATTATGATCCTGATCGTGGGGGAGAACCGATGGATTTCCGTGATGTGTTCCTTCAGAGTCAAGCACTTGAGGGCATTACACTGTCTTTT CTGGACGCCAGTCAAGCTGTTTCTTTTGCTTCTTGTTTCTCTGACACAGATTCTCGAGGAACCCAATCAGGAGGAACTTTCTTTGCTTCAGGGGATATTCAG GCTCACTCTAATGAGTGGAAAAGAAGCTCTTGATGTGACAGTGAACAGTGTACAAGATTTAGCTAAAGCCTTCTCGACCTACAATGAAGAAGTACTG GCAAAGAGGGCAGAGCTGCTTCAATTTGTACAAGATGCTATGGCTGGACTGAAAGTAAATGCTGAGATAGTAAG AATAGATTCTGAACTCTcaagtataaataaaagacTACAAAGTATGCAAATCGAGCCTAAACAGGAGGGCGGGATATCATCTAACATGTCACAGGAG CATCTGAATGAAGTGCTCGCACATGTGAGATTGTGTTCCCAATTGGTGGAGCTTCTATCGCGtaagaaattaataatgcAAAATGGGGATTGTCTCGCAGCACACAAACAAAAG GTTGACAAGCTAAAGGTATTGTCAGAATCTCTGGCAAGCTCTGCATCCCAAGCTGAAACGCGCATTTTAGATAATAG attacaaaaagaagaagctCTTAAATTCCGTCTCACTAAAGCTGATGAAGTACTCCAAATGGAGAAG GATTTGcataatgaaattaaagctCTCCAGAAGAGAAAAGATGATCTTGAAGAAGAACTGAAACAG GTTACGGCCGCTTTGTCTACTGCCCATTTCCGCCTTCACAATGTCAAGGAAGAAAGAGATCAATTTGAAGGTGCTAGTAATCAGGTTGTGGAGCATTACAACGTGAGG GATGACGAGCTTGCAATATGTATTGCTACATACAGAGCAGAAGCAAAAGTTTGCAACACCTTCATCAATTTTCTAGAAAGCACCTCGGCTTTCAAGTCAGCATGTcttgtgaaaaagaaaaagcgGGTCAA TGATGAGCTGGTAAGGCATGGAGAGTACTTTATGGATTGGGCTACAGGAATTTTAGAGGCAATCAAG GACGAGATGGAGCCGTGTCTTTCTTCATTCTACGAGATTGTGGACGAAAT GTTAGATGAGGTAACAAGCAGTGAGGGTAAAAATGATGCAATCAGTTCAAGGAAAATGCTGCAGAAAAGATACCAGACTGTGGAAACCAAG ATGAAACTTACATTCAGTGTAGTGGATCGCATTAAGACACAGTATTCCATTAATCAAACCAAGGATTCAAG AATAAGTGATGGAAAACTGAAACAAGTGTTGGATGCACTTGCCAAGATGAAACGTGAATTTGAGTCCATCGAGAGGCCAACTTTACTACCAGAGACGCCTCTAAGGGCGCGGATTCCAGGACTTCCTTTCCTGTCAAGACAGTTGTCGAAAGTTGAATACAGCCTTAAATCAGAAAATGAGAACGAGGCGCAAAGAGGGTTGCTGCCATTTCCTTTCAGACCAATTGTTTCTATTCCTTTGGTTCATAGTCTGTCGACCAGAGTCCCGAAGATGAGAAAGGTAGAGCATCTAGAGTCTTGTGGAGGTCACCGCAGTACTTCATCGGATGCAGAGGCACTACTGTCTAAGTTGAAGTGGGAGTTGGAGCTTGAGGATCATAGCAATATGGAGGGGGTTATTGAGTGGGAGTCTGATGAAAACTTTGACAAAGAATCAAGaaagagtatataa